The following are encoded in a window of Halosolutus halophilus genomic DNA:
- a CDS encoding MarR family transcriptional regulator gives MMEHQLATDQFDQLPTELSSPQAKLVYLYLDATGGTTVADLKETLSMQKIAILSVLSSLSKQDLVAKDGETYVPLD, from the coding sequence ATGATGGAACACCAACTTGCGACCGACCAGTTCGACCAGTTACCGACCGAACTCAGTTCGCCGCAGGCGAAACTCGTCTACCTCTATCTCGACGCGACCGGCGGGACGACCGTCGCCGACCTGAAGGAGACGCTGTCGATGCAGAAGATCGCGATCCTGAGCGTTCTCAGTTCGCTCTCGAAGCAGGATCTCGTCGCGAAGGACGGCGAGACGTACGTCCCGCTCGACTGA
- a CDS encoding 50S ribosomal protein L16, which yields MSDKPASMYREISKPAYTRREYITGIPGSKIAQHKMGDIGAEPEDYPVQISLITEEEVQIRHGSLEASRLSANRHMLKNAGEGNYKMILRKFPHHVIRENKQATGAGADRVSDGMRQSFGKIVGTAARIDAGDRIFTVWCDVDDAEHAKEAFRRAYNKITPPCRIVVEKGEEQLIA from the coding sequence ATGTCCGACAAACCCGCCTCAATGTACCGGGAGATCAGTAAGCCGGCCTACACGCGCCGCGAATACATTACTGGGATCCCCGGATCGAAGATCGCACAGCACAAGATGGGTGACATCGGGGCCGAGCCCGAGGACTACCCCGTCCAGATCAGCCTCATCACCGAAGAGGAGGTCCAGATCCGCCACGGCTCGCTCGAAGCCTCCCGTCTCTCGGCCAACCGGCACATGCTGAAAAACGCCGGCGAGGGCAACTACAAGATGATCCTGCGCAAGTTCCCCCACCACGTCATCCGGGAGAACAAGCAGGCGACGGGTGCGGGTGCGGACCGCGTCTCCGACGGGATGCGCCAGTCGTTCGGGAAGATCGTCGGTACCGCGGCCCGCATCGACGCCGGCGATCGCATCTTCACCGTCTGGTGTGACGTCGACGACGCCGAGCACGCCAAGGAAGCGTTCCGCCGCGCCTACAACAAGATCACGCCGCCGTGTCGCATCGTCGTCGAGAAGGGCGAAGAGCAGCTGATCGCATAA
- a CDS encoding ATP-grasp domain-containing protein, translating into MIDLAVANNQETFQRMRDPLADRGIQAHHVPVRERTIPLGGDAPWSADDYDVGFVYPGRLMEGGVGDAILDVPWLNDRDAVLTSRNKAEVIARLDRADLPVPESVYVSNDVGEDELARVFDRFEPPVVVKPNSTTRGVGVAKAHDRDSFLGICDYLSLVHDYRATGDRSFLVQEFLPGATDYRVMLVDGEYVGAVERRLPEDAVSEGQWKHNVHRGAEATGVDLPAAWREIAEAVAAELEIPFLGVDLLATDDAVVVNETNARPTIDTATKYEPDFYDRLAAAIRAASGR; encoded by the coding sequence ATGATCGATCTCGCGGTCGCGAACAACCAGGAGACGTTCCAGCGGATGCGCGACCCGCTGGCCGATCGAGGCATCCAGGCCCATCACGTCCCCGTGAGAGAGCGCACGATTCCGCTCGGTGGGGACGCCCCGTGGTCGGCGGACGACTACGACGTGGGCTTCGTCTATCCCGGTCGACTGATGGAGGGCGGCGTCGGCGACGCGATCCTCGACGTGCCGTGGCTCAACGATCGCGACGCCGTGCTCACCTCGCGGAACAAGGCCGAGGTGATCGCGCGGCTCGATCGGGCCGACCTCCCGGTGCCGGAGTCGGTGTACGTCTCGAACGACGTCGGGGAGGACGAGCTGGCACGGGTCTTCGATCGGTTCGAACCGCCGGTCGTCGTCAAGCCGAACTCGACGACCCGCGGGGTGGGCGTGGCGAAGGCCCACGACCGCGACTCCTTCCTCGGGATCTGTGACTACCTCTCGCTGGTCCACGACTACCGGGCGACCGGCGATCGATCCTTTCTCGTCCAGGAGTTCCTCCCCGGCGCGACCGATTACCGGGTGATGCTGGTGGACGGCGAGTACGTCGGGGCGGTCGAGCGCCGACTCCCCGAGGACGCGGTGTCCGAGGGCCAGTGGAAACACAACGTCCATCGCGGGGCGGAAGCGACCGGCGTCGACCTCCCCGCGGCGTGGCGCGAAATCGCCGAGGCCGTCGCCGCCGAACTCGAGATTCCGTTCCTCGGGGTCGACCTCCTCGCGACGGACGACGCCGTCGTGGTCAACGAGACGAACGCCCGGCCGACGATCGATACGGCGACGAAGTACGAACCGGACTTCTACGATCGGCTGGCGGCGGCGATACGCGCGGCTTCGGGGCGGTGA
- a CDS encoding Hsp20/alpha crystallin family protein, translated as MRRDDRDEPFDDLFREIERMMNEMMNGADNVDFESSNNVDNGFGMDTHVTIHDSDDEVRVVADLPGVEKDNIELECDGKTLTISAESSHRQYDERVSLPKRVNEHTASATYNNGVLEVVFDPAEQSSGISLE; from the coding sequence ATGCGCCGAGACGACCGCGACGAACCCTTCGACGATCTGTTTCGCGAGATAGAGCGGATGATGAACGAGATGATGAACGGGGCCGACAACGTCGACTTCGAGTCCTCGAACAACGTCGACAACGGGTTCGGAATGGACACCCACGTCACGATCCACGACTCCGACGACGAGGTCCGAGTCGTCGCGGACCTCCCCGGCGTCGAGAAAGACAATATCGAGCTCGAGTGTGACGGCAAAACCCTGACCATCTCCGCCGAGAGTAGCCACCGCCAGTACGACGAACGCGTCTCGCTGCCGAAACGCGTCAACGAACACACGGCCTCCGCGACCTACAACAACGGCGTCCTCGAGGTCGTTTTCGACCCGGCCGAGCAGTCCTCCGGGATCAGTCTCGAGTAA
- a CDS encoding type II glyceraldehyde-3-phosphate dehydrogenase — protein MMQVAVNGYGTIGKRVADAVARQHDMDVLGVAKTRPNFEAETAIEKGFPLYAAVEEREELFAEAGLEIAGPVEDLVADADVVVDATPSGIGAENKALYEDHDTPALYQGGEDADVADVSFNARSNYEDATGADHVRVVSCNTTGLSRIIAPLREAYGVEKVRATLVRRGGDPGQTSRGPINDILPNPVTIPSHHGPDVETIFPDLDIDTLGMKVPATLMHMHSLNVTLEAEVDAADVRDLFADESRLFLIPERMSIDGSGKLKEYALDAGRPRGDLWENCIWAESVSTVGRDLYLFQGIHQESDVVPENVDAIRAVLGEADAEESMATTDETLGIGL, from the coding sequence ATGATGCAGGTCGCCGTCAACGGCTACGGGACGATCGGGAAACGCGTCGCGGACGCCGTGGCACGACAGCACGACATGGACGTGCTCGGCGTCGCGAAGACCCGCCCCAACTTCGAGGCCGAAACGGCCATCGAGAAGGGGTTCCCGCTCTACGCAGCCGTCGAGGAACGCGAGGAGTTGTTCGCCGAGGCGGGCCTCGAGATCGCCGGCCCGGTCGAGGACCTCGTGGCCGACGCCGACGTCGTCGTCGACGCCACGCCGTCGGGAATCGGGGCCGAGAACAAGGCGCTCTACGAGGACCACGACACCCCCGCACTCTACCAGGGCGGCGAGGACGCCGACGTCGCGGACGTCAGCTTCAACGCCCGATCGAACTACGAGGACGCGACCGGAGCCGACCACGTCCGCGTCGTCTCCTGTAACACGACCGGGCTCTCGCGGATTATCGCCCCGCTGCGCGAGGCCTACGGCGTCGAGAAGGTCCGCGCGACGCTCGTCCGTCGCGGTGGCGACCCCGGACAGACCTCCCGCGGCCCGATCAACGACATCCTTCCGAACCCGGTCACGATCCCCTCGCACCACGGACCCGACGTCGAGACCATCTTCCCGGACCTCGACATCGACACGCTCGGGATGAAGGTTCCCGCGACGCTGATGCACATGCACAGCCTGAACGTCACGCTCGAAGCGGAGGTCGACGCCGCCGACGTCCGCGACCTGTTTGCGGACGAGTCACGGCTCTTCCTGATCCCCGAACGCATGTCGATCGACGGCAGCGGCAAACTCAAGGAGTACGCGCTGGACGCGGGTCGCCCGCGGGGAGACCTCTGGGAGAACTGCATCTGGGCGGAGTCGGTCTCGACCGTCGGCCGGGACCTGTACCTCTTCCAGGGCATCCACCAGGAGAGCGACGTCGTCCCCGAGAACGTCGACGCGATCCGTGCCGTTCTCGGCGAGGCCGACGCCGAGGAAAGTATGGCGACGACCGACGAGACCCTCGGCATCGGACTCTGA
- a CDS encoding aminopeptidase, which yields MSELRPAAETALSQCLNLQSDESCAIVTDDEREPIGEALYEVASEITDDAVVVRYPPGETHGGEPPAPVAAAMADADVVLAPTTKSLSHTRARTEANEAGARVATLPGITETVFTTGLDADYESIAAHCAAVREQVADADAVRVTAPAGTDITFDVADRDWLSDTGIVHESGMMSNLPAGEVFISPASADGTFVVDGTMMPHGLLDDGETLSFEVEDGLVTDVSDDEIRATIETAADEVGDAAHNLAELGIGTNVAVTDLVGSVLLDEKAGGTIHIAIGDDAGIGGDVEAPIHLDGIIREPSVYADGDPVELPTVHGA from the coding sequence ATGTCCGAACTCCGACCCGCCGCCGAGACGGCCCTGAGCCAGTGTCTGAACCTCCAGTCCGACGAGTCCTGTGCGATCGTCACCGACGACGAACGAGAACCGATCGGCGAGGCGCTGTACGAGGTCGCGAGCGAAATCACCGACGACGCAGTCGTCGTTCGCTATCCGCCGGGTGAGACCCACGGTGGGGAGCCGCCGGCCCCGGTCGCGGCGGCGATGGCCGACGCCGACGTCGTCCTCGCGCCGACGACGAAGAGTCTGAGCCACACCAGGGCGCGCACCGAGGCCAACGAGGCGGGTGCACGCGTCGCCACGCTGCCGGGGATCACCGAGACCGTCTTCACGACGGGACTGGACGCCGACTACGAGTCGATCGCGGCCCACTGTGCGGCCGTCCGCGAGCAGGTCGCCGACGCCGACGCGGTCCGCGTGACGGCTCCCGCGGGCACGGACATCACGTTCGACGTCGCCGATCGGGACTGGCTCTCCGACACCGGGATCGTCCACGAGTCGGGGATGATGTCGAACCTCCCCGCGGGCGAGGTGTTCATCAGCCCCGCGTCCGCCGACGGCACGTTCGTCGTCGACGGGACGATGATGCCCCACGGACTGCTCGACGACGGGGAGACGCTCTCGTTCGAGGTCGAAGACGGCCTCGTCACCGACGTCTCGGACGACGAGATCCGGGCGACGATCGAGACCGCCGCGGACGAGGTCGGCGACGCGGCCCACAACCTCGCCGAACTGGGGATCGGAACGAACGTCGCCGTCACGGACCTCGTCGGCTCCGTCCTGCTCGACGAGAAGGCCGGCGGCACGATCCACATCGCGATCGGCGACGACGCCGGGATCGGCGGCGACGTCGAGGCTCCGATTCACCTCGACGGAATCATCCGCGAGCCGTCGGTCTACGCCGACGGCGACCCCGTGGAACTGCCGACGGTGCACGGCGCCTGA
- a CDS encoding LURP-one-related/scramblase family protein, producing MSDTRKYDIAGIELTDDRYTVEQGFIRNKYRALDADGNTVLKGKQKMFKMKEEFPVTDADGNEVFTVKAGGIIDVAGNYLLTDAQTGEDLVVLDNDYSLLQDTWKIRDATTEAKLAEINSRGAMVTVARNVVPFGGWIPHKYEITDQEGTHVGSIDGQFSLRDRYEITIDDASTVPKEPVVAAAMVIDAIQGN from the coding sequence ATGAGCGACACTCGGAAATACGATATCGCGGGAATCGAACTCACGGACGATCGGTACACGGTCGAACAGGGATTCATCCGGAACAAGTACAGGGCACTCGACGCCGACGGGAACACCGTTCTCAAGGGGAAACAGAAGATGTTCAAGATGAAAGAGGAGTTCCCCGTTACGGACGCCGACGGCAACGAGGTGTTCACGGTGAAAGCCGGCGGCATCATTGACGTCGCGGGGAACTACCTCCTTACGGACGCACAGACCGGCGAGGATCTCGTCGTGCTCGACAACGACTACTCGCTGCTGCAGGACACGTGGAAGATCCGCGACGCGACCACCGAGGCGAAATTGGCCGAGATCAACTCCCGCGGTGCGATGGTGACGGTGGCCCGGAACGTCGTCCCGTTCGGCGGCTGGATTCCACACAAGTACGAAATCACCGACCAGGAGGGCACTCACGTCGGCTCGATCGACGGTCAGTTCTCGCTGCGGGACCGCTACGAGATCACCATCGACGACGCCAGCACCGTCCCGAAAGAACCCGTCGTGGCCGCGGCGATGGTCATCGACGCGATTCAGGGGAACTAG
- a CDS encoding HVO_0476 family zinc finger protein, producing the protein MSEPPDRVPTPCPSCSPDLETVHEVLTATEGGGTVTVRCSECGHVHKIQPEREREVTLDVVVSQEGESFTANVTTPEDETIETGDEFILETEELLSTVRVTSIELDEHRRTETAAAENIETVWTREVDNVAVNVTVHPQDGSRDDSRSITVHVPGDYEFAVGEVEEFGDDEIEIDAVVVRGDASGYDRDRYEMEGDTVLAKDAKRVYAYDQTSSAWSAW; encoded by the coding sequence ATGAGCGAACCACCGGATCGCGTTCCGACGCCCTGTCCGTCGTGCTCGCCGGACCTCGAGACGGTTCACGAGGTCCTGACGGCGACGGAAGGCGGCGGCACCGTAACAGTCCGTTGCAGTGAGTGTGGCCACGTCCACAAGATCCAGCCCGAACGAGAGCGCGAGGTCACTCTCGACGTGGTCGTCTCCCAGGAGGGCGAGTCATTCACGGCGAACGTCACCACGCCCGAAGACGAGACGATCGAAACCGGCGACGAGTTCATCCTCGAGACCGAGGAACTGCTTTCGACGGTTCGGGTCACGAGCATCGAACTCGACGAACACCGGCGGACCGAGACCGCCGCTGCCGAGAACATCGAGACCGTCTGGACCCGCGAGGTGGACAACGTCGCGGTCAACGTCACCGTCCACCCGCAGGACGGCTCGCGGGACGATAGCCGGAGCATCACGGTCCACGTCCCCGGCGACTACGAGTTCGCGGTCGGCGAGGTCGAGGAGTTCGGCGACGACGAGATCGAGATCGACGCCGTCGTCGTCCGCGGCGACGCCTCGGGCTACGATCGCGATCGATACGAGATGGAGGGGGATACCGTCCTCGCGAAGGACGCCAAACGCGTCTACGCCTACGATCAGACGTCCAGCGCCTGGTCGGCCTGGTAG
- a CDS encoding protein-L-isoaspartate(D-aspartate) O-methyltransferase, translated as MFGFGDSSPDADDYEAARDRMVRTVASRVDDDRVLEAFAAVPRHEFVPENRRGDAYTDRPLPIGDAQTISAPHMVAIMADRLALDPGEAVLEIGTGCGYHAAVTGELVGPENVYSVEYSADLADRARETLAETGYDGISIRIGDGKEGWPEHAPYDAAYFTCAATEFPSPVVDQVRSGGRLLAPIGTGFQTLVRAEKRPDGTLARSEHGGVRFVRMR; from the coding sequence ATGTTCGGCTTCGGCGACTCCAGCCCCGACGCCGACGACTACGAGGCCGCCCGCGATCGAATGGTCCGGACCGTCGCCTCACGCGTGGACGACGATCGGGTCCTCGAGGCGTTCGCGGCGGTCCCGCGCCACGAGTTCGTCCCCGAGAATCGCCGCGGCGACGCCTATACGGATCGGCCGCTGCCGATCGGGGACGCCCAGACGATCAGCGCCCCGCACATGGTCGCGATCATGGCCGACAGGCTGGCACTCGACCCCGGCGAAGCGGTGCTCGAGATCGGTACGGGCTGTGGCTACCACGCCGCGGTTACGGGCGAACTCGTCGGCCCGGAGAACGTCTACAGCGTCGAGTACAGTGCCGACCTCGCCGATCGGGCACGGGAAACGCTCGCCGAGACGGGCTACGACGGGATTTCCATCCGGATCGGTGACGGCAAGGAGGGATGGCCCGAGCACGCTCCCTACGACGCCGCGTATTTCACGTGCGCGGCCACGGAGTTCCCCTCCCCCGTCGTCGACCAGGTTCGATCGGGCGGGCGGCTACTCGCGCCGATCGGGACCGGATTCCAGACGCTGGTGAGGGCCGAGAAACGCCCGGACGGCACGCTCGCTCGAAGCGAACACGGGGGTGTGCGGTTCGTTCGGATGCGCTAG
- a CDS encoding protein-L-isoaspartate O-methyltransferase family protein — MDPAVLRDDLIDGLASPPKNVLTDDAVAVAMRDVPRHVFVDDERTAYADRAHEILGTRVLAPSTVARLLQALSLDGDEEVLIVGVGVGYTAAVVADVVGETRVHAVDISRPLVIEARENLAEAGYDGVLVDCRDGAEGFPEYAPFDRILLEAAAVEPPRALREQLRDDGRLVFPRGTHRQRLEAITADGETESFAAVSFDPLLVEGEQSGAVERNRMAREDREHAQRRAESRRGWEHEWIEWDDAIDSPSRSD; from the coding sequence ATGGATCCCGCGGTACTGCGCGACGACCTGATCGACGGGCTCGCGTCTCCCCCCAAGAACGTCCTGACGGACGACGCCGTCGCCGTCGCGATGCGGGACGTGCCACGTCACGTGTTCGTCGACGACGAGCGGACGGCCTACGCCGATCGCGCCCACGAGATCCTCGGCACTCGCGTCCTCGCTCCGAGTACGGTCGCCCGGTTGCTCCAGGCGCTTTCACTGGACGGGGACGAGGAGGTGTTGATCGTCGGGGTCGGCGTCGGCTACACGGCCGCCGTCGTCGCCGACGTCGTCGGCGAAACCAGGGTCCACGCCGTCGACATCTCCCGCCCGCTCGTGATCGAGGCGCGAGAGAACCTCGCGGAGGCGGGCTACGACGGCGTCCTCGTCGACTGCCGGGACGGGGCCGAGGGGTTCCCCGAGTACGCGCCGTTCGATCGAATACTGCTGGAGGCCGCGGCCGTCGAGCCACCGCGAGCGCTCCGCGAGCAACTGCGCGACGACGGCCGACTCGTCTTTCCTCGGGGAACCCATCGACAACGACTCGAGGCGATCACTGCCGACGGCGAGACCGAATCGTTCGCCGCCGTCTCGTTCGACCCGCTCCTCGTGGAGGGTGAACAGTCGGGAGCCGTCGAACGCAACCGGATGGCCCGCGAGGACCGCGAACACGCCCAGCGCCGCGCCGAATCCCGCCGCGGCTGGGAACACGAGTGGATCGAGTGGGACGACGCGATCGATTCGCCGTCGCGCTCGGACTGA
- a CDS encoding bacterio-opsin activator domain-containing protein yields MSQPITVLVVDNEPGYADLAGSMLEREHDAIEAIAATGADEALAAFDRRDVDCIVSEYEMPTLSGLELLERVREDDPDLPFILYTGRGSEELASEAIAAGVTQYFQKEPGEEQYALLANQITNAVSQYRAETELRESERRYERTLTTLHETTRDLMRAETKDEIYQSAVDTAGEILDVPVAAAYAFEPTDGVLAHAASMRESRELVDPEMTFERGEGLVWEAFSEGESAYYEDVQGTGVERAQTWSRSELIVPLGTHGVLVAGTEDVDGFDETMTELLHILAANTEAALDRAEREQLLREHDRTLTQQNEELTRLNHTNEIVREINHGVAQASTRDEIETRVCDRLADTERYLFAWIATSDDDPPTPTAWAGVDAAYIDRIRDDGDCAPEVGVIRETLATEQVQVVRNVLEADGWAPRRKDALTYGYQTVLSVPLVDDERRYGALLVHVPGVDAITDSEREVLGELGETIGHAIRSVEQTRAMLTDSRVELELTSHDERLLVNRLSERIGGPITLEGVIDRADDEVVVFVSVPSTAELGSITEGWASVETLSVVSGGEDETLFEVTLSSTPFLDVLRTYDVQLREATAEDGTTSLVLEVPHHVETRSLIEGVQDSYPDTELDARRETTGTRSARQVDTYLEERLTDKQFEALQAAHYSGFFEWPRESTGEDLADALDVSPPTYHYHLRAAERKLVTLAFDGGSN; encoded by the coding sequence ATGTCACAGCCGATCACCGTCCTCGTCGTCGACAACGAACCGGGATACGCCGATCTCGCGGGATCGATGCTCGAACGCGAACACGACGCGATCGAGGCCATCGCTGCGACGGGTGCCGACGAAGCGCTCGCGGCGTTCGATCGTCGCGACGTCGACTGCATCGTCAGCGAATACGAGATGCCGACCCTGTCGGGCCTCGAGTTGCTCGAGCGGGTCCGGGAGGACGATCCGGACCTGCCCTTTATCCTGTACACGGGCCGGGGATCGGAGGAACTCGCCAGCGAGGCGATCGCCGCGGGAGTCACCCAGTACTTCCAGAAAGAGCCCGGCGAGGAGCAGTACGCGTTGCTGGCGAACCAGATTACGAACGCGGTCTCGCAGTACCGCGCGGAGACGGAACTGCGCGAGAGCGAGCGCCGGTACGAACGGACGCTGACGACGCTCCACGAGACGACGCGGGATCTGATGCGGGCGGAGACGAAAGACGAGATCTACCAGTCAGCCGTCGACACGGCCGGCGAGATCCTCGACGTCCCGGTCGCCGCGGCCTACGCGTTCGAACCGACCGACGGGGTGCTCGCCCACGCCGCGTCGATGCGGGAGTCGCGCGAACTGGTCGACCCCGAGATGACGTTCGAACGCGGCGAGGGGCTCGTCTGGGAAGCGTTCTCGGAGGGCGAGAGCGCGTACTACGAGGACGTCCAGGGAACGGGCGTCGAGCGCGCACAGACGTGGAGCCGGAGCGAACTGATCGTTCCGCTCGGTACGCACGGCGTGCTGGTCGCGGGCACCGAGGACGTCGACGGGTTCGACGAGACGATGACGGAACTGTTGCACATCCTGGCGGCCAACACCGAGGCAGCCCTCGACCGGGCCGAGCGCGAGCAGTTGCTCCGCGAACACGATCGCACCCTGACCCAGCAAAACGAGGAGTTGACGCGACTCAACCATACGAACGAGATCGTCCGCGAGATCAACCACGGCGTCGCCCAGGCCTCGACGCGCGACGAGATCGAGACGCGGGTGTGTGATCGCCTCGCCGACACCGAACGGTACCTGTTCGCCTGGATCGCGACGAGCGACGACGACCCGCCGACGCCGACGGCCTGGGCGGGCGTCGACGCGGCCTACATCGATCGGATCCGTGACGATGGCGATTGCGCTCCCGAGGTCGGGGTGATCCGGGAGACGCTCGCCACGGAGCAGGTCCAGGTGGTCCGCAACGTCCTCGAGGCCGACGGCTGGGCCCCGCGACGGAAGGACGCGCTCACGTACGGCTACCAGACGGTGCTTTCGGTGCCGCTGGTCGACGACGAACGGCGGTACGGTGCCCTGCTCGTCCACGTGCCCGGCGTCGACGCGATCACCGACAGCGAGCGCGAGGTGCTCGGCGAACTCGGGGAAACGATCGGTCACGCGATTCGATCGGTCGAGCAGACGCGGGCGATGCTCACCGACAGTCGCGTCGAACTCGAACTGACGAGTCACGACGAGCGCTTGCTCGTCAACCGCCTCTCCGAGCGGATCGGCGGCCCCATCACGCTCGAAGGGGTGATCGATCGAGCGGACGACGAGGTCGTCGTCTTCGTGAGCGTTCCGTCGACGGCGGAACTCGGGTCGATCACGGAGGGATGGGCATCCGTCGAGACGCTCTCAGTCGTCTCCGGGGGCGAAGACGAGACGCTGTTCGAGGTGACGCTCTCGTCGACGCCGTTTCTCGACGTGTTGCGGACGTACGACGTGCAGTTACGCGAGGCCACGGCAGAGGACGGCACGACGTCGCTCGTCCTCGAGGTCCCCCACCACGTCGAGACGCGATCACTGATCGAGGGGGTCCAGGACAGCTATCCCGACACCGAACTCGACGCCAGGCGAGAGACGACGGGAACGCGATCGGCCCGCCAGGTCGACACCTATCTCGAGGAACGGCTCACCGACAAACAGTTCGAGGCGCTACAGGCGGCCCACTATAGCGGCTTCTTCGAGTGGCCCCGCGAGAGTACCGGAGAGGACCTCGCGGACGCGCTCGACGTGTCGCCGCCGACGTACCACTATCACCTTCGGGCCGCCGAACGAAAGCTGGTGACGCTGGCGTTCGACGGAGGTTCTAATTGA